TTTTTCTATTATCTGATCAAAAGCATTTATTCCTAAACCTGGTTTATCATTAATTTTTATAGATCCATTTATTATATTGTTCGAGTAATCAGTTATATCCTCTTTTAAACGTAAAGGAGAAAAATAAGCATGACCAAATTCCCAAAGATTACTTGCTGAAGCACCTAATTGAAGACTTGCAGCTTGAGTTATACCTTCTTCTATCATAGAATTCATTAAGCAATAAATACCATAAGTTTTTGCTAAATCCATTATTTGTTTAGCTTTATATATACCACCATGTTTAGAAACTTTTATACTAAATACATCTACTGCTTTACTTTCAATTAATACTTTTGCATCATGTATTGTAAATAAGCTTTCATCTGCAGATACAGGTATATTAATATTTTGTCTTACTTTTGCCATACCAGCAATATCCCAATAAGGTACAGGTTGTTCTAATAATGAAATATCATATTTTTCTATCTTTTTAGCAAATTTTATAGCTGTATTTACGTCCAAACCTTGATTTGCATCAACAATCAAAGGATAATCCTTCCCAACTGCATCTCTTATGCTTTTGATTCTTTCTATATCATCAAATATACTTAAAGCTCCAACTTTTATCATAATAGATTTATATCCTTGATTTTTAATTTTTATTGCTTCTTCAGCATTCTTTTCAGGTAAATCACTTCCTAAAGACCACATAATTGGAATTTCTTCTCGCAATCTTCCTTGAAGTAAATTGTGAATTGGTAAATTTGAATATTTTCCCTTTATATCATAGCATGCTATATCTATCGCAGCTTTAGACAAATAATTGCCCTTAATAATACTGTCCATTGCTTTATGTATACTCGCTATATTTAATGGATTCATACCTAAAATAGAAGGACCTATATATTTTTTTATAATCGCTTTAATAGTTTCGGGAGTTTCTTCTGTAAAATGTGGAAAAGGATTAGTTTCTCCAATTCCTAATAATCCCTCATCAGTAAATATTTTAACTAATATAGGTTCTGTATTTTCAATACTTCCTATTGCTTTTGAAAGGTTATATACTTTCTTTAATGGTACTTTAATGTGTTCTATATCAATTTTTAATATTTTCATATAAACCCACCCCCTCTATATTTCAAATAAAGCTTAGTTGAAATTAAAAAATCTCTTCCTTAATTTAATTCTTTAAACTTTTTAAGGAAGAGATTTTAGTTTTAATTTAATACACTACTCTTATACTGTTTTTATGCTTTACTATTTCTTGTAAAAATTGAAACTATAATAATTGATATTGTAGAAACTACAAGGGCAGTTATTACTCTATTAGGTCCCAATGCTGTAATTTGCGTTAATAGAGCTCCTACAACAATTCCTACTCTTGATCCCCATGGAGTTATCTTACTATTATTTTTACCCATTTCAAACTCTTCATCTGGTCTATCTTTCCATAACAAGCCAACTAATAATACAGGAACCAATCCGCCTCCTGATATTGCATATGCTTTAGAAAATAGCCCCAATATTGAACTTCCGTAAATACCTGCTAGTGCTCCAAATATACCTATTAATGCTGTTAACCACTTTGCATACTTAACAAGTTGGTTATCAGTCACATTTTTCTTAAAAGGTTTAATTAAATCATTAACAATTAAAATAGATGCAGAATTTAAACTTGAATCAGCTGATGACATACCTGCCGCTAAAATAAGTACAAAAATCATAGCTGAAATCCACACCGGAACATAATTTAACATAAACCATGGTATAGCATCGTCAGGTTTTAATCCTTGATTTAATGTTAAAATAACCATTCCTACTAATGCTGTAAGCATTACCATAATAATTGCAACTATTCCACTAAATAACATACCATTTTTTGCAGTTTTACTGTCTTTTGCTGAAAAACATCTTTGCCAATAGGCTTGAGTTGCTAATATTCCTATGCAACCTGTTATAAACTTTGTTACAAGTTCAATTTTATTACTACCTCCAAATGTCCATAATTCTCCTTTTCCTACTTCCGCCAAACGTACTCCTATCTCTGCTAAATTCCAATGTACAGGTGAGAATGCATAAATATAAAAAGCTCCACCGAATATTATAACTAAAATTCCTTGCACTAGATCAGTCCAAACAACAGAGTGTATCCCTCCTAAAGTAGTGTAAATAATAAATATAGCTGAGAATATTAAAATTATTGGAATAGGATTTGCACCTGTTATAATATTA
The window above is part of the Tepidibacter aestuarii genome. Proteins encoded here:
- a CDS encoding mandelate racemase/muconate lactonizing enzyme family protein; the protein is MKILKIDIEHIKVPLKKVYNLSKAIGSIENTEPILVKIFTDEGLLGIGETNPFPHFTEETPETIKAIIKKYIGPSILGMNPLNIASIHKAMDSIIKGNYLSKAAIDIACYDIKGKYSNLPIHNLLQGRLREEIPIMWSLGSDLPEKNAEEAIKIKNQGYKSIMIKVGALSIFDDIERIKSIRDAVGKDYPLIVDANQGLDVNTAIKFAKKIEKYDISLLEQPVPYWDIAGMAKVRQNINIPVSADESLFTIHDAKVLIESKAVDVFSIKVSKHGGIYKAKQIMDLAKTYGIYCLMNSMIEEGITQAASLQLGASASNLWEFGHAYFSPLRLKEDITDYSNNIINGSIKINDKPGLGINAFDQIIEKYKVDEFTIS
- a CDS encoding sodium:solute symporter family protein; amino-acid sequence: MSLGTLLWILTSIMCGVFLYISFKVKDTAQSSFSSYAIGGKNFPLYLILFTQLSTIMGVGNFIGHAGKGYEIGLPWMAFILGEQGSKIIFALFFAGLAGRFKYITFPEMIDDLVVKDKVTRALGGILASMIMIAWVGGQGKAFGNIFNIITGANPIPIILIFSAIFIIYTTLGGIHSVVWTDLVQGILVIIFGGAFYIYAFSPVHWNLAEIGVRLAEVGKGELWTFGGSNKIELVTKFITGCIGILATQAYWQRCFSAKDSKTAKNGMLFSGIVAIIMVMLTALVGMVILTLNQGLKPDDAIPWFMLNYVPVWISAMIFVLILAAGMSSADSSLNSASILIVNDLIKPFKKNVTDNQLVKYAKWLTALIGIFGALAGIYGSSILGLFSKAYAISGGGLVPVLLVGLLWKDRPDEEFEMGKNNSKITPWGSRVGIVVGALLTQITALGPNRVITALVVSTISIIIVSIFTRNSKA